The genome window TATCACGACCAGCGGTTTCGATCTCCGCCATGCGGGTATCCACCGAACTCTCCGTGAGCTCCTGCTTGCCGAGTGCATCCGCATAACGCCGCTCAATCTTGTCACGCACCGAATCGAGGCTCGGAACAGAGTCATCCTTCGCGCTCAGCGCATTCATCGACTCTGCAGCCTTTGCCGATTCTTCCTGCATCTTCGTCTGATTGACCTGCGCCCTAAGCTGATCAATCTGCCCCAACTGCTCCTTGAGGTGGGCCTCGGACTTCTTCACCTGGGCCTTCGCCTGCTCCGCGGCCTGAGCATTACTCTGATGAAGCTGCTTCGTCTCCTCAATTTGCTGTTCGACGCTGACCAGCTGCGACGCGACCACCTCAGCCGTGCTATTCCACTCGCTCGCCTGCTGGGCATCCCCCTCCTGCGACGCTTTGTCCGCAAGTTGCACTGCTTTCTGCGCCTGAGACTGGAGGCTCTCCTGATCCTTAATCAGCCGGTTGAGTTTCATCTCAATCTGCCGCTGATTCCCCAGAACAGACGACGCTTGCTCCACAACAGTCCGGTGCTGTTTCTTCGCCGCCTCCGTGGCCTGCTGGATCTGCACCATCGGGTCTGCTTTCTCATCAATGGTGCTATCAAACTTAGCCATCGCGTATTTCCACCCTTTTGAAAAGGGATTAGCCATCACAATCTCCTTAGCATCTGTCAGCATCCGTCGAACCTACTGTGCGGTTCACGCGCGCTCTGCGGTTCAGGCGTACAGTGCACTGTGAACACCATTGATCGCAATCGTAAGCAATCCTGAAGCACGTGTCCGTGTCAGATGGCGAGTCCACCACACAATCCATACCGACATTACCCATCCCGGCTGAACCTCAATAGGTTTCAGACGATGCGACGTCGGTAGGACCGGCATCTCCCCCGCGGCCGTGCCACAGAAAGAATGGAGAACTCATGGACGTTCTGAACAGCATCCTCGCACTTGCCGAGCATCTTCTGGCTATTTCCGGCAACCCTGGGCCCGTCATTCCCGACGGCACCACGGTCAAGTAAGTAACGACGTTTCACGTGGCTCCTCCATTGCGAGTCTGCCGTCGCAAGTCTGCTGTGGCGGGTTAGTCTGCGACGGGAGTAGCACCGTGACGTGCGAAAACGCGCCCCAACGATACATCAACGGTTGGGGCGCGTCGTGCTATGTGCATGTTATGTGGCTAGCCGTACGTTTACGTCGCTACTCCCCCGATAGCGGTGATGAGGCTACTCCTCCGACTCTTTAGCCTCTTGCTCCGCAATCTGCTTCCGCACCTCATCCATGTCCAGGTTCTTCGTCTGCTCAATGACGTCTTTAACCTGACCAGCAGAATGCACGCCAGCATGACGGTAGACCAGAACGTTGTCCCTAAACACCATGAGCGTCGGGATGGACTGGATGCCCAGCGAGCCCGCGATCTCCTGGTTGGATTCCGTGTCGACCTTGCCAAACGTCACATCGGGGAACTGCTCGGAAACTTCCTCGAAAATCGGGCCAAACATGCGGCACGGGCCACACCATTCAGCCCAAAAGTCCAGCGCAACAACGCCATTAGAGACGGTGTCGGTGAAATTGTCCTTCGTCACAGTAACTGTAGCCATAAATTCCTTTCACTTAGTTTTAAAAAGACGACGCGCCTGGCCACTTTAACTAGGCCACTTTAAGGGACCGACGACCACGGTCATCACGCCGTCTACCTGCACAATATGAGACAGGGGCCTTTAGGCGGCCCATCATAGACCAGACAGTCTACAACTGCAGCGGGGATGTGTGACCTCACATGCGGATGTGGATATAGCGGATACAGAAATGACGAAACCGAGGACGGCTATTCATTCAGTTCTAAGTAGATGCTCTCCAATGACTTACTTTCCTTAGTGAGGGCTTCAATTTTGACCCCATTGCGGACCGCGACTTCCGCGATCGTCGCTGTATCGAGACCACTAATAGAAAGGGTATGTCCGGAGACACCATCAATATGCCCACCATTGTTGAGCATGGCTCGCTGGGCGGACTCGATATCCCCTCGGACTGTTAAAAGAACACTATTCGTCATCCGTAACTGGTCAAGTGGCTTTTGAACTATCGTTCGCCCATTTTTAATCATGACCACATAGTCCGAAAACTGCTGAACCTCATTCAGCAAGTGCGACGAAATCAAAGCCGTTCCGCCGGAACTAATATATTCCTTCAGCTTGTTCTGAAATGCGATCGAGCCATCTGCGTCCACCCCATTGTGCGGCTCGTCCAAAATCACGATCTCAGGATCGTTAAGAAATGCCACCGCAAGGCAGACACGTTGCCTCATACCCAGGGACACTTTCACAAGCTTACGGTTACGAGCATGAGCGAGACCGTATTCGTCGAGAATGTCGATGGCTTTGTTCTTAGTATCTGAAATGCCCTTCAACTGCATTTGACTGCGAAGGAAAGTAAGTATCGATACCCGTGTATCTATCCATTCGGGATCAAGAAGATAGCCAATCGATGCCCGGCAATGATCGACCCCGACTGCACTCTTATAGGAGTCGGCACGTTCCAGGTCGATCGTGACCTCACCGGAATCGGCATGCGTGAGCCCCGCAATAATCTTCATTATTGTCGACTTACCCGACCCATTTGGCCCCAACAACCCCGTAACCTTGCCCCTAGGCACGTCGAACGTCATATTCTCCAAAATCGGGACCCGTTTACCGAACGACTTATTAATCTGGTCAACGGAAATTGCCGACGAACTCATGCCTCATACCTCCACAAACGTGCTGCACCACACGCAACGGCCACGACACACCACAACCCGACTTCAAGCAGGCCTTCCAACGA of Corynebacterium kroppenstedtii DSM 44385 contains these proteins:
- a CDS encoding PspA/IM30 family protein — translated: MANPFSKGWKYAMAKFDSTIDEKADPMVQIQQATEAAKKQHRTVVEQASSVLGNQRQIEMKLNRLIKDQESLQSQAQKAVQLADKASQEGDAQQASEWNSTAEVVASQLVSVEQQIEETKQLHQSNAQAAEQAKAQVKKSEAHLKEQLGQIDQLRAQVNQTKMQEESAKAAESMNALSAKDDSVPSLDSVRDKIERRYADALGKQELTESSVDTRMAEIETAGRDIKASARLEEIRAQMHGGQAGDRSLDAGDAPQGELDSGEHK
- the trxA gene encoding thioredoxin; this translates as MATVTVTKDNFTDTVSNGVVALDFWAEWCGPCRMFGPIFEEVSEQFPDVTFGKVDTESNQEIAGSLGIQSIPTLMVFRDNVLVYRHAGVHSAGQVKDVIEQTKNLDMDEVRKQIAEQEAKESEE
- a CDS encoding ABC transporter ATP-binding protein → MSSSAISVDQINKSFGKRVPILENMTFDVPRGKVTGLLGPNGSGKSTIMKIIAGLTHADSGEVTIDLERADSYKSAVGVDHCRASIGYLLDPEWIDTRVSILTFLRSQMQLKGISDTKNKAIDILDEYGLAHARNRKLVKVSLGMRQRVCLAVAFLNDPEIVILDEPHNGVDADGSIAFQNKLKEYISSGGTALISSHLLNEVQQFSDYVVMIKNGRTIVQKPLDQLRMTNSVLLTVRGDIESAQRAMLNNGGHIDGVSGHTLSISGLDTATIAEVAVRNGVKIEALTKESKSLESIYLELNE